The genomic stretch AGAAAATCTGGAGTATCATAAAGCTGATTTGCAGAAAAATTAACTTTTATTCTAGGTATAAATATTATAGAAAGTATAATAACTATTACAAAAATAATAGAAACAGTTTTTATATTTATTATTTTTATGTATTCATTTAATATATTTCTGCTTCCTAATAATACAGACTGTTTGATATTTCTTTTATCATTTTTAAATATAATAGGATATATTATATTTACAGTAAGAAAAGAACTTATAAGCCCAAATATAGAAAATAATGCTATCTGCTTTAATAATGTAAGCGAAGTTAAGAAAAGCGATAAATAACTTATTATGGTTGTCAGAAAACCTAAAAGCATGCTAGGAAATATTTTTTTTAAAACTTCTTTTTTATCTTTTTCATTGTACCATTCTGTGATAAAATGTATTGAATGATCTATTGATATGCCTATCAAACTAGTTCCAAATACAAAAGTAAATATATGAATAGAATTAAAAAATACCGATGAATACAAAAATGCTGCAGCACCTGCTATAAATATAGTACACATTGAAATAATATAAGGCTTTACAGATTTGAATATAAATATAAACATCATACATATAACTATAAGAGAGACTATAGATATAATTGTAATTTCTTTTTTAGCACTTTTCTGGCTATAATATGTATGAATAGGAACACCTGATATATATGTTTTTACATCATCACTTACTGACAAATCATTTAAAAAGACAGTAAGATTATTAAAAAAACTTTCACTGTCTATTTTTTTTGGCATATCTATATTGATAAGTATATTATATTTATTATTATAATTTACAAACTGAATGCCGTCTCTTGACTGAATATTATTTTCAGAAACTAAAATTTCATTTATTTTTGAATTAAGCACAAAAAAAGGATCATCTTCAATATTATCCGCTATAGGAATAAAAAAAGGAGAATAAAAGTTAATAATAGAATTCTCTGCAACAATATAGGCTTCATCATTTAAAAGATAATCTCTTATCTCTTTTGAAAGAAGCTGATACTTATATTTAATCATTATATTTAAAATATCATCATAATCTCTTGAATATAGATTAACTAAAACATTGCTGTCTAAGTTATTTATATATTCTTCTAATTTTAATGCACTATTTTTGGCATTATCAAAATTATCGCTTTCTATAAATATTTTAATACTGCTTGAGTTTTTTAAAAAGAAATCTTCCAAAGGCTTTTGAAAATCTTTGTCTTCCAAAAATTTAGGCGTTATGGACAAAAAATTAGTATCTATCTTTGCCGTTTTATCATATCTTGCTATAAATAAAATTAAAGCAGATAAATGAAAAAATATCCATAAAACTATTAGAAGTTTACTCCTCTTCAAAATATTTTATCTCCTCAGAAGTTAAAGTATTTGATTTGGATACAACTTTCATTATATACTCTGTGGTGCTGTTATTTGAAGAATACATTTTTATCTTTTCTATATATCCATCTTTTGCAAAACTCACTTCTATTTTCTCTATTATCTTTTTTAACTCTTCAGTTTTAGGAGTATAAACTGTAGCATTATTTTCTTTACTTTGATTAAATGATTCTAATATAGTTTTTTCATCATATGTAAAAATTGATTTTATAATATTGGCTATTTGAGAAAACATAGCATTGCCTGAATCAGCCATAACTTTCTTTTTTCCATTAGGAAGTATCTGCACAACATTTTTTTCTCCCATAACAGTTATTGATTCTTTAGGCAATTTCGTAATCCAACATATACCGTATCCGCTAGCAACTATAAAATCTCCAGACGATTCAAAACTTCTTCCTTTCTGGCTTACTATTTGAGTATAAGTACCTTTTAATAGTTTTGCATTTTTATATTCATCTTTTACCTGTCCAAATAAGAGAGAAGAAAGAGATAATATCATTAATAAACAAAATTGTTTCATTTATTATTCCTAAATTATTATTAGTATATATTATAATACAAAAAACAAACAATTTGTAAAAAAAATTTTATATGAGTAGTATCAAAGTTTATTAAGTTTTTCTATTCTTTCAATAAAATCTTTAGGGCTATTTAAAAAGCCTTTTCTAGTTTCTGAATCTATAGGCATCTGCAATGTGCTTGATTTTGATATAATTTTATCATTTTCATCATAAAAAGTATATTCTGTTTTCATACCATTTAAATATTCTGTAATTTCAGTATGTATTCTCACCCTTTGATTTAATTTTATAGAGTTGATATATTTTATTTCAAGTTTAACTATAGGCCACATAACACCTTTAGCTGTCATAATATCATAATCATAATCTATAATAGAAAGCATAGCCTCCCTAGCCTGCTCCATAAACTTTATATAATTTCCATGCCAAACTACCCCCATAGGATCTAAATCATAAAAAGAAGGCTTTATATAATAATCATTTTCTAAATAAACTTTTTTATTATCAGTGCGTTTTTTCATAAATCAATTCCCCTTATACCAAAAATCATGAAAATTATACCATTGATAAGGATATTCTATAGCTTTTTTTTCAATAATAGAAGCAAATTCTTTTGTTAAATCTAAAATAGTTTCATTTTTTTTCTTTCTGTTTTTTAATTCTGTATTATCAAGTTTTATTTTAGAAGAATGTATATAAAAATTATATTTTTTTGAAAGTATTTTATCATTTTCTCTCAAAGCAAAGAAATAGTAAACAGGATATTTAAGCAAAATAGGTATAAGAAAAGCACCGCATGGAAAAGGAGCTTCTTCTCCTAAAAACTCTATATAATTTACTCTGTCAGTTTTATTAGATGTTCTGTCTCCTGCTATAGCAACTATCTCTCCATTATCAAGTTTATTTTCTATACTTAAAATAGTTTCAGGTCCTATATTTGAAGCATCAATAAAATCTATAAAAGAATTATTCTTACCCTCTCCAATCAATATATTAACATTTTTATTAACACGTGAATCTATTATTATATTTATCTTATAATTTTTTATAGGGTTTCCCTC from Brachyspira murdochii DSM 12563 encodes the following:
- a CDS encoding MMPL family transporter; translated protein: MKRSKLLIVLWIFFHLSALILFIARYDKTAKIDTNFLSITPKFLEDKDFQKPLEDFFLKNSSSIKIFIESDNFDNAKNSALKLEEYINNLDSNVLVNLYSRDYDDILNIMIKYKYQLLSKEIRDYLLNDEAYIVAENSIINFYSPFFIPIADNIEDDPFFVLNSKINEILVSENNIQSRDGIQFVNYNNKYNILINIDMPKKIDSESFFNNLTVFLNDLSVSDDVKTYISGVPIHTYYSQKSAKKEITIISIVSLIVICMMFIFIFKSVKPYIISMCTIFIAGAAAFLYSSVFFNSIHIFTFVFGTSLIGISIDHSIHFITEWYNEKDKKEVLKKIFPSMLLGFLTTIISYLSLFLTSLTLLKQIALFSIFGLISSFLTVNIIYPIIFKNDKRNIKQSVLLGSRNILNEYIKIINIKTVSIIFVIVIILSIIFIPRIKVNFSANQLYDTPDFLLESESEVYKRLNTSLAKNIIISSGETLSEALEAEESIESYFTNNYNAISRILYSEKKQRENIKLTEEKLMPLLREQIKELNLDESSFNKIKAEFESIKNDVLDINSIIESDSFSELKKIITTNNNKYFIIATSDYDTNNTIKITNNNVKVFNLNEEINDALDSTAKTAVKMALIAYILIFIAMSIFFNNKQAAAIILVQLMSVLINLSIHSIFGININIFSIFALILSIGISIDYAIFFSNSAADKEITFLAVFLSMMTTVLSFGTLAFSSFIPVKSFGLFLFIGVLSSFLISPVLFKFNRLIEKV
- a CDS encoding LolA family protein, whose amino-acid sequence is MKQFCLLMILSLSSLLFGQVKDEYKNAKLLKGTYTQIVSQKGRSFESSGDFIVASGYGICWITKLPKESITVMGEKNVVQILPNGKKKVMADSGNAMFSQIANIIKSIFTYDEKTILESFNQSKENNATVYTPKTEELKKIIEKIEVSFAKDGYIEKIKMYSSNNSTTEYIMKVVSKSNTLTSEEIKYFEEE
- a CDS encoding acyl-CoA thioesterase, translated to MKKRTDNKKVYLENDYYIKPSFYDLDPMGVVWHGNYIKFMEQAREAMLSIIDYDYDIMTAKGVMWPIVKLEIKYINSIKLNQRVRIHTEITEYLNGMKTEYTFYDENDKIISKSSTLQMPIDSETRKGFLNSPKDFIERIEKLNKL
- a CDS encoding LpxL/LpxP family acyltransferase, with translation MSHWSEEKEIGTRWKVIFSAFVYKLLGRTFVIIYLIPVSIFYFFYSKSRMKASREYLKRMSKYNKKVKSNLICSYRHLLSFVVSVSEKIAAWNGDIPIKDLIVKTEDEYKKVIDLLNSKKGMIILFSHIGNIELLKALAVINEGNPIKNYKINIIIDSRVNKNVNILIGEGKNNSFIDFIDASNIGPETILSIENKLDNGEIVAIAGDRTSNKTDRVNYIEFLGEEAPFPCGAFLIPILLKYPVYYFFALRENDKILSKKYNFYIHSSKIKLDNTELKNRKKKNETILDLTKEFASIIEKKAIEYPYQWYNFHDFWYKGN